Proteins co-encoded in one Arachis hypogaea cultivar Tifrunner chromosome 13, arahy.Tifrunner.gnm2.J5K5, whole genome shotgun sequence genomic window:
- the LOC112783489 gene encoding transmembrane emp24 domain-containing protein p24delta3 translates to CARWASIPSAFGIWLTLPSSGTKCVSEEIQTNVVVLTDYVVIPDGSSLQPSIGVKVTSPYGNNLYYKENTTHGNFAFTTQETGNYLACFWIDPHYQGAKEVSVSLDWKTGIAAKDWESVARKEKIEGVELELRKLEGAVEAIHENLLYLKGREAEMRAVSERTNARVAWFSIMSLGICIGVSGLQLWHLKRFFQKKKLI, encoded by the exons TGTGCACGCTGGGCATCCATACCTTCCGCCTTCGGAATCTGGCTCACCTTGCCGTCTTCTGGCACCAAATGCGTCTCCGAAGAAATCCAAACCAACGTCGTCGTTTTAACCGATTACGTCGTCATTCCCGATGGCTCTTCCCTTCAACCCTCCATCGGTGTCAAG GTGACATCACCATATGGAAACAATCTTTATTACAAGGAGAATACAACACATGGTAATTTTGCATTTACAACTCAAGAAACTGGGAACTACCTCGCATGTTTCTGGATTGATCCCCATTATCAGGGAGCTAAAGAGGTCAGTGTGAGTCTTGATTGGAAAACTGGAATTGCAGCCAAGGATTGGGAGTCGGTTGCCAGAAAAGAGAAGATTGAG GGAGTTGAACTTGAGCTGAGAAAGCTAGAAGGAGCAGTAGAGGCCATCCATGAGAATTTGCTTTATTTGAAGGGCAG GGAAGCAGAGATGAGGGCTGTGAGTGAAAGAACGAATGCCAGGGTGGCATGGTTTAGTATAATGTCCTTGGGCATCTGCATCGGAGTTTCGGGTTTGCAATTGTGGCATTTGAAGAGATTCTTCCAGAAGAAGAAGCTAATCTAA